Below is a window of Mycoplasma sp. Mirounga ES2805-ORL DNA.
TTTTCTTTTGAGCGTGTTTAAATCCAAATTGAAGATTTTTATTAGTAATTTCAGAATCACCTTTATCGGCATAGGATTCTTTAAACTCTTCATAATTTGAAAAACGCTGCATTAATTGATCATCAAGGGAAACATAGAATTTTGATTCACCGGGGTCACCTTGACGACCTGAACGACCACGTAACTGATTATCAATTCTTCTACTTTCGGCTCTATCAGTTCCAATAACATAAAGACCACCTAATTCTAGCGCTTCTTTACTTGGCTTAATATCTGTACCACGACCAGCCATATTAGTAGCAATAGTAACTGATTTAACTTCACCGGCTTTGGAAATAATATCTGCTTCACTAGCATTTTGCTTAGCGTTTAAAACGGTATGAGGAATATTAGCTTTTAATAGATGTTTATGCAATATTTCACTATCTTCAATTTGTGCTGTACCAATAAGCGTTGGTTGTCCCTTTTCATAAAGTTGTTTAACTTTTTCAGTAACTGCTTTTCATTTAGCTTCATAGTTGCCAAAAATTGAATCATCATGATCTACACGAATAACCGGTTTATTTGTAGGAACAACATTAACACGCATATTATAAATATCAATAAACTCTTGCTCCTCAGTTTTCGCAGTACCGGTCATACCACAAAGCTTTTCGAACATACGGAAAAAATTTTGGTAAGTAATTGTAGCTAAAGTTTTTGTTTCAGGTTCAACTTCAACTTGCTCTTTAGCTTGAAGTGCTTGTTGCAAACCTTCAGAATATGCACGGCCTTCCATTATACGTCCTGTAAAGGCATCAACCAATTCTATTTTTCCTTCTCTTACTATATATTCAACATTATTCTTCATAACTTTATGAGCTCTTAATGCATTTTGAACTCTATGAACTAATTCAGAGTTTTCTATATCATAAAGATTTTCAATGTTAAAAAATTGATTAGCACGTTGAACACCATTAAATGTTAAAGAAATAGCTTTAGATTCTTCATCAATTTCATAATCATCTGGAGTTAGTGTTCTAACAAATTGATCAGCAGAAAAATATGTGTTAACATCTTTACCTTCACCGCCTGAAATAATTAATGGTGTTTTTGCTTCATCAATAAGAATAGAGTCAGCTTCATCAATCAAACAAAAATGAAGTCCTCTTTGAACTTTTTCCTCTAATGAACCTGCCATATTATCTCTTAGATAATCAAATCCTAATTCAGAGTGGATAGAATATGTAATATCACATGCATAAGCTTGTCTTTTTAAATGTGGTTCCATTTGAGCTTTATTAATTCCGACAGTTAAACCTAAAAAATTGAACACTTGTCCCATTTCGATAGCATCACGTTCTGAAAGATATTCATTAACAGTTGAAACTATTGCGCCTTTTCCTGATAAAGCATTTAAATAAACTGGAGCAATAGAAGTGATTGTCTTACCCTCACCAGTTTTCATTTCTGCAACACTACTTAAATCTAATAAAACTCCACCAATCATTTGAACATCAAACGGCCTTTTTCCTAAAATTCTTTTTGTAGCTTCACGACAAACGGCAAAAACTTCAGGCCTAATATCATCTGTTGTCTCACCACTTGCTAAACGTGATCTAAATTGTCTAGTTTTATTTTTTAGTTCATCATCACTTAGTTTTGAAATAAGTGGCTCATATTGATTTATTTTCTTAAGTGTTTTTTCCGCAACACGCATTTCCATTGATTTTAAATTAAATAATTTCATATTTTAATATTTTATACTAATACTAAATATTAAGAATATATAAAGAGATATAAAAAAGTAGGTTATACCTACTTAAATATTTTTAGTTATCTTATTTACTATTATTCATTTTCATTATCTTGAATAGAGTCTTGATAATTAAAGTTTAAATCTTGTCCTTGTTCTGGAGCAACATTAGTTTGCCTGCTTTGTTGCATAAAAGGGTTATTAATTGTTGTTGTACCAGTAAGTTGCAATGTAGAAGTTCTAGTTTGAGCTGGATTTCTAAATTGTGAAGCTTGACGTGCTCTTTGGTGGCTTATTAATTTTTGTGATTTTCAAATTGAGAATTTGGAATTTGGATTATCAATTTTAGTATTCATTATCATAAATGCAATAAACATAAATGGAAGCATAACTGATGCTAGTTTTAGAAACTCTACTTTTTGAATTACTTGTGGCATTGTTTTTGCTAGCGTTACATTTGTAATATGAATAGCCATTAGTGATGAACCAATTAATAGGTATAAACAAATAAGAGTTGCAAATAAATTTACTAATAAATTAGGTATGTTTTCTAAGTCACTAAATATACTTATCAATGGGAAAACAATGCCTGACACACATGAAATAGCTATTAAACATAAAATAATAACTGCATATCAAGGTTTTCTAAATCATAAGAATAAGTTTCAATCAACTCATCTTAAAAATGATTGAGGGTTTGCGACACTAGTTGTTCGTTGCATATTCATTGTTCTAGTTTGACCTTGTCTAGGAGGAATAGGTCCTCTTTGTTGTGGGCCAAAAGGAGGAATGTTCATTGTTCTAGTTTGACCTTGTCTAGGAGGAATAGGTCCTCTTTGTTGTGGGCCAAAAGGAGGAATGTTCATTGTTCTAGTTTGACCTTGTCTGGGAGGAATAGGTCCTCTTTGTTGTGCATTTTGCATTGGATTCATTGAATATGGTGATTTTTGATGATCAATATTATTTAAATCATGTTGATTAGAATTAAACATATTATTTTCTCTGTTTTCACCTTCATTAAATTTATCTATATTCATAGGTTCTTCCTTCTTCTTTTAAAAATAGTTATTGTTATTTCTACATTTAAAATATTCTAATAAATATTTAAGAAAATATTATCAATATGTATATGTAATATTATATATGCAATTTTTACAAATAAACAAGTAATAAATATTTATTTAATTTTTAAAAAAAGTATATTAGTTACCTTTATTTAAGAAATCTAGTTCTAAACGCATAATCTTCAAGGGCTTCACCTAAACCATTTTGTTCTACACTAGATGTGTAAAAATTAGAGTTTTTTTTAACAGCTTCGGCACTATTATCCATAGCATAAGAGAAATTACATTCCTTAAACATTGGTATATCATTAATGTTATCTCCTATGCTCATTACATTATCTGGATTTGCTTCAAACACATTTTCACATATTCATTTGATACCTGAACCTTTAGATGTTTTATCAGGGACAATTTCAATATATGACTTTAGATTTTCAATATTTAGTAATAATTTTTGTGAATTTAGCCTATCAAAAGCTGCATCAATTAAGTTTTTGTTAGAACTTATCAATTCTATTTTAAAAATGTTTTTAGGCAGTTTGTTAGTAATTTTTCAATCATGATAGTCCATGAAATTTTCTAAGAATTTTTTCGTAGATTCTTCAGAGTTAAACAAATAAAGATTGTCTTCATCATAAAAAAATGCAGTTAAATTAAAATCTTTAGCAATTTCTAATACTTTGATTCCTTCATTATGATAAATAAATTTTTTGTATATAAGTTCATTTTTTCTACAATCATAAATTTGTGTTCCGCTACCAGCAATTATGTAATTTGAATTTAATTCTTTTGCTAAATCAAAAATTTTAGGTAAGAGAGGATTGCCTGTATTCAAAACAAATTCAATATTATTTTTTTCTTTTGCAAACAAAACGGAATTTTTTACTTCTTCTAGTAAATTTCTATTTGGATATTCATATATTGTTCCATCAACATCACTAAAGCAAATTCTTTTATTTTTCATTTTTATATTCCCTTCTCATCTCAATTAATGATTTGCAGTTCATCTCTATACTTGGTTTTATGTTCATATAATCAAGAATTGTTGGCGCAACATTAGCTAATATTCCATTACTTAGTTTTATATTTTTGTCTGTACAAACTAACATAACTGGATTATCAGTATGTTTAGTTGAAGGCATATCGTTTTCGTCCAGCATAACCTCTGAATTGCCGTGATCTGCAGTTATAAAAATAGTAATATTTTCCTTATTTGCAAACTCAATTATTTTTGCTAATGTATTGTCTAAATGTTCGATAGCTTGAATTGTTGCATTTAAATCACCAGTATGACCAACCATATCAGCATTAGCAAAATTAATTATTGATAAATCAACACTAGAAGCGTTATTCAATATTTGTTCAGTTATTTCATAAGCAGACATTTGAGGTGCTTCAGAATAACTTTTTACTTTTAATGATGGAACCATAATTCTTTTAGAATTTTTATATTCAATATCTTTTCCTCCATCCATAAAATATGTAACATGCGCATATTTTTGAGTTTCAGCAATTCTTAATTGACTTAAATTGTTTTCCTCAATAACCTTTCCGATAGGTTTATTAATAACCATTTCTTCAAAAGCAACATTTGTTTTTAGACCCTCATATTTCATCATTGAAATAAAGTTTTTAATTTTAATGTGTTTTTTTGGTTGGAAATCATATAAGTCGGATCCAATGAAGCAGTGTGTTAATTGCCTTGCTCTATCAGGTCTGAAATTAAAAAAAATAATTGAGTCTTCATTCTTAATCAAATTCGTATTAGGGTTATAAGCAGGTTCAAAAAATTCATCTGTTATATTTTCTTTGTATTGACTATTTATGTAATCAATGGAATTATCAAATGTATTTATTCCGATCCCTTGCATAGCATTGAAATGTTTTTCGACTCTATCAAAATTTTTATCTCTATCCATGCAAAAGAATCTGCCGCCAATACTTGCTATCTCATAGCCAAATTTTTCACAACGATTAATTAGTTTTTTAAGAGAATTAATAATTGATTTTGGCTTCACATCTCTACCATCACCTAAAACATGAACACTAACTTTTTTAACGTTGTTTTTATGAGCTAAATTGAGTAGTTGAAATAAGTGTTCTTCTGATGAATGAACACCCCCAGGACTCAATAAGCCAATTAAATGAAGAGTAGAATTATCATCTTTACATTTATCGAAAACATCTATAAAAACAGGATTTTTAGAAAAATCTCCTTTAACAATAGCTTGGTTTATTAAACTTAACCCTGTATAAACAATTTGACCAGCTCCTATATTTAAATGGCCAACCTCGCTGTTGCCCATTTGACCATTCGGGAGACCCACAAATTCTCCGCTTGCTTTTATTAATGAATTAGGATATTCACTCAATAATCTATCAAAAGTCGGAGTTTTTGCTAATTTAAAAGCATTACCTTTGATTGTATTACTCATTCCTAAGCCATCATAAATAATTAACATAGTTTTTTTCATATTTAAATAATATATTTTTTTTAAGAAAATTTTCATTTATTTAAATAAATCAAATTTTTAAGCTTACTAAAATGTAAAAAAATATTTTTTTATCCACTATTTATTAAATTAAGGAATATTAATTTTAATATGCATATTTATATGTAATAATTAATTATATAAATTTTGGAGACACATGAGTTATAGAGCATTATACAGAAAATATAGACCAGTAAATTTTGATGATGTTAAAGGTCAAGACCATATTATCAAAACACTAAAAAATATTATTACAAATCATAAAGTAAGCCATGCTTACTTATTTTCTGGACCAAGGGGAACAGGAAAAACTAGTGTTGCAAGAATTTTTGCAAATGTTTTAAATTGTGGGCATTCACAAGACCTAACTAAGCTATGCAGTGAATGTGCCAAAAATATTGAAAGTAGTTTTGATATTATTGAAATGGACGGTGCTTCAAATAATGGTGTTAATGATATTCGAGAATTAAAAAATAGAATACAACACACACCCGCTAATAGTAATTATAAAGTTTATATTATTGATGAAGTACATATGCTCTCGAAAGGTGCTTTTAATAGTTTATTAAAAACACTTGAAGAACCACCTGCACATGCGATATTCATTTTAGCAACAACAGATGTACAAAAAATACCAGTTACAATCCTTTCAAGAGTTCAAAGATTTAACTTTAAAAAAATATCTAATACTGTTATGCGAGATCAACTTAAAAATATTTTAAATTTAGAAGATGTTAAGTATGATGATGAAGTAATTAATTACATTGTTCGTCTAGCTTCAGGAGGTATGCGTGACGCCTTATCGATTGTAGAACAAGCGATAGCATATGGTAATGGTACTTTAAAATTAAAAGATATTGAACAAGCATTCGGAATAACTTCAAATAAATCAG
It encodes the following:
- the gpmI gene encoding 2,3-bisphosphoglycerate-independent phosphoglycerate mutase, producing the protein MKKTMLIIYDGLGMSNTIKGNAFKLAKTPTFDRLLSEYPNSLIKASGEFVGLPNGQMGNSEVGHLNIGAGQIVYTGLSLINQAIVKGDFSKNPVFIDVFDKCKDDNSTLHLIGLLSPGGVHSSEEHLFQLLNLAHKNNVKKVSVHVLGDGRDVKPKSIINSLKKLINRCEKFGYEIASIGGRFFCMDRDKNFDRVEKHFNAMQGIGINTFDNSIDYINSQYKENITDEFFEPAYNPNTNLIKNEDSIIFFNFRPDRARQLTHCFIGSDLYDFQPKKHIKIKNFISMMKYEGLKTNVAFEEMVINKPIGKVIEENNLSQLRIAETQKYAHVTYFMDGGKDIEYKNSKRIMVPSLKVKSYSEAPQMSAYEITEQILNNASSVDLSIINFANADMVGHTGDLNATIQAIEHLDNTLAKIIEFANKENITIFITADHGNSEVMLDENDMPSTKHTDNPVMLVCTDKNIKLSNGILANVAPTILDYMNIKPSIEMNCKSLIEMRREYKNEK
- a CDS encoding Cof-type HAD-IIB family hydrolase, with product MKNKRICFSDVDGTIYEYPNRNLLEEVKNSVLFAKEKNNIEFVLNTGNPLLPKIFDLAKELNSNYIIAGSGTQIYDCRKNELIYKKFIYHNEGIKVLEIAKDFNLTAFFYDEDNLYLFNSEESTKKFLENFMDYHDWKITNKLPKNIFKIELISSNKNLIDAAFDRLNSQKLLLNIENLKSYIEIVPDKTSKGSGIKWICENVFEANPDNVMSIGDNINDIPMFKECNFSYAMDNSAEAVKKNSNFYTSSVEQNGLGEALEDYAFRTRFLK
- the secA gene encoding preprotein translocase subunit SecA; amino-acid sequence: MKLFNLKSMEMRVAEKTLKKINQYEPLISKLSDDELKNKTRQFRSRLASGETTDDIRPEVFAVCREATKRILGKRPFDVQMIGGVLLDLSSVAEMKTGEGKTITSIAPVYLNALSGKGAIVSTVNEYLSERDAIEMGQVFNFLGLTVGINKAQMEPHLKRQAYACDITYSIHSELGFDYLRDNMAGSLEEKVQRGLHFCLIDEADSILIDEAKTPLIISGGEGKDVNTYFSADQFVRTLTPDDYEIDEESKAISLTFNGVQRANQFFNIENLYDIENSELVHRVQNALRAHKVMKNNVEYIVREGKIELVDAFTGRIMEGRAYSEGLQQALQAKEQVEVEPETKTLATITYQNFFRMFEKLCGMTGTAKTEEQEFIDIYNMRVNVVPTNKPVIRVDHDDSIFGNYEAKWKAVTEKVKQLYEKGQPTLIGTAQIEDSEILHKHLLKANIPHTVLNAKQNASEADIISKAGEVKSVTIATNMAGRGTDIKPSKEALELGGLYVIGTDRAESRRIDNQLRGRSGRQGDPGESKFYVSLDDQLMQRFSNYEEFKESYADKGDSEITNKNLQFGFKHAQKKIEGFNYDSRKSVLHYDDVIRQQRDLFYAQRDLILVNDDVEFILKKMMKNVSNQLVSSREFRNNSGNFEYYKFVDYLNTLVLGAGVKEKFNRDELSKIHETELKDYVYNKFIEFFEIWKGIAIKKTDQEYLKEFEKSSMLSIIDRYWQSHIDVMDKLRSNVNLVQYSQKNPYQVYTTEGSNKFEQMLKDIAFDVVKKIFNDRLGRESIIPESVKSDPIYQQLVATLVLDENWTIEEQEKYILDFYEQVKSKIKSE